The Rhodothermales bacterium genome window below encodes:
- a CDS encoding superoxide dismutase, protein MAYKLPDLPYAYDALTPHIDARTMEIHHSKHHQGYVTKVNAALEGHSDLAAKPISALLKDIGSVPEAIRTAVRNNGGGHANHSLFWSVMSPNGGGEPSGDLAEAINSAYGSMSGFRDKFAAAAGTRFGSGWAWLVVGGGGALKVYSTANQDSPYMDGDTPILGLDVWEHAYYLNYQNRRPDYIAAWWNVVDWSVVARNYDAVS, encoded by the coding sequence ATGGCTTACAAACTACCCGATCTACCCTACGCATACGATGCGCTCACCCCGCACATCGATGCCCGTACGATGGAAATCCATCACTCCAAGCATCATCAGGGATACGTCACGAAAGTTAACGCGGCGCTGGAAGGCCACTCGGATTTGGCAGCAAAGCCTATCTCGGCCCTGTTGAAGGATATAGGCTCCGTACCCGAGGCCATTCGCACAGCCGTTCGTAACAATGGCGGGGGCCACGCAAACCACAGTCTTTTCTGGAGTGTCATGTCGCCGAACGGTGGCGGTGAGCCGTCCGGTGACCTGGCCGAAGCGATCAACTCGGCGTACGGGTCTATGTCCGGCTTTCGCGACAAGTTCGCGGCCGCGGCCGGAACGCGGTTTGGAAGCGGCTGGGCGTGGCTCGTGGTCGGAGGCGGCGGCGCGCTGAAGGTATACTCCACGGCAAACCAGGACAGTCCGTACATGGATGGCGATACACCCATCCTGGGCCTGGACGTGTGGGAGCACGCCTACTATCTCAACTATCAGAATCGACGGCCGGACTACATCGCCGCATGGTGGAACGTGGTCGACTGGTCGGTCGTTGCTCGCAACTATGACGCAGTAAGCTAG